One segment of Cynocephalus volans isolate mCynVol1 chromosome 8, mCynVol1.pri, whole genome shotgun sequence DNA contains the following:
- the CLEC20A gene encoding LOW QUALITY PROTEIN: putative C-type lectin domain family 20 member A (The sequence of the model RefSeq protein was modified relative to this genomic sequence to represent the inferred CDS: substituted 2 bases at 2 genomic stop codons) — protein sequence MCSPSPKLRPRAWTWEPHPGFLGPASTSSHWMALAKSLNSLRLGILNLLLSSTDRGALQHIGRAPNPEWGRWGGVSWAKGRGRRGDGRTGDGGSGWEASPSRPRGPLCKGWEAELGQLGGPRAGAERERRGWGGHRGVAQSSSGTSRGVRGVGRAVTVSGAPASEQVSHGKTFSRAEVALSWRDAVQYCRRQHTDLAELQSNSSLRGLRALHSLANRSPAWIGLFFDPRIPGLSCSSGSNFTSPEWSKVPFFKEGLCATLFASLNFTPSLGAASCTEQKPFICYYDPAEGHRISTEPSLSLTTSPEPAMVQIGGQTFLXLDQVITWSLALLYCRSHHTDLANLQMVTDEAGVEALKSITSETEAWIGLYFNTNSGSLSWSSDLGASVPTWLQVQVWGRGLCAGLRTYARCSPXVYSVDCSSLQPFICFQTPSIGHRESAELPLLFRASFLEVIPSSEVTVETTPRPSIAVTSVGSGTAIRDTATATEDQHLSSRNHPEYKEKISAPESGHPFGILKADFTIPTLMDPEEMKDQFLREIQEVLKLRLGHDLKWVGFEVNKM from the exons atgtgcagccccAGTCCCAAGCTACGACCAAGGGCCTGGACCTGGGAGCCCCACCCAGGGTTCTTAGGTCCTGCCTCTACCTCTTCCCACTGGATGGCCCTGGCCAAGTCACTAAACTCTCTGAGACTTGGTATCCTCAAT CTACTGCTATCAAGCACTGACAGAGGTGCATTGCAGCATATAGGAAGGGCGCCCAACCCAGAGTGGGGCAGATGGGGAGGCGTTAGCTGGGCAAAGGGAAGGGGGAGACGAGGGGATGGGCGCACAGGGGACGGAGGGAGCGGTTGGGAGGCCAGCCCTTCCAGGCCAAGAGGGCCGCTGTGCAAAGgctgggaggcagagctgggccAGCTGGGGGGCCCGCGGGCAGGGGCGGAGCGGGAGAGGAGAGGCTGGGGAGGCCACCGTGGTGTGGCCCAAAGCTCTTCGGGGACTAGTAGGGGGGTCAGGGGGGTTGGCCGTGCGGTGACAGTTTCTGGCGCTCCAGCCTCAGAGCAGGTGAGCCACGGCAAGACCTTCTCGCGGGCGGAGGTGGCGCTGAGCTGGAGGGACGCCGTGCAGTACTGCCGGCGGCAGCACACGGACCTGGCCGAGCTGCAGAGCAACAGCAGCCTGCGCGGCCTGAGGGCGCTGCACTCGCTCGCGAACCGGAGCCCGGCCTGGATCGGCCTCTTCTTCGACCCGCGCATTCCCGGCCTGAGCTGTTCCAGCGGCTCCAACTTCACCAGCCCCGAGTGGAGCAAGGTGCCCTTCTTCAAGGAGGGCCTGTGCGCCACGCTCTTCGCTTCGCTCAACTTTACCCCCAGCCTGGGGGCCGCGTCCTGCACAGAGCAGAAGCCCTTCATCTGCTACTacg ACCCTGCTGAAGGGCACCGCATCTCCACGGAGCCTTCTCTCAGCCTGACCACCTCTCCAGAACCAG CTATGGTCCAGATCGGTGGACAGACCTTCCTGTGACTTGACCAAGTGATTACGTGGTCCTTGGCCCTGCTGTACTGTCGCAGTCACCACACAGACCTGGCCAACCTTCAGATGGTGACTGACGAGGCAGGCGTGGAGGCCTTGAAGTCCATCACGAGTGAGACCGAGGCCTGGATTGGCCTCTACTTCAACACGAACTCTGGGTCTCTGAGCTGGTCCAGTGACTTGGGTGCCAGCGTCCCCACCTGGCTGCAGGTGCAGGTGTGGGGGAGAGGACTGTGTGCAGGACTCCGCACCTACGCGCGCTGTTCCCCCTGAGTTTATTCAGTGGACTGCTCCTCCCTGCAACCCTTTATCTGCTTC CAGACCCCCTCCATTGGACACCGGGAGTCGGCAGAGTTGCCTCTGCTCTTTCGTGCTTCCTTCTTAGAAGTTATTCCCTCCTCAGAAGTTACTGTGGAGACAACTCCCAGGCCAAGTATAG CTGTGACCAGTGTAGGGAGTGGCACTGCCATAAGAGATACAGCTACGGCCACTGAGGACCAACATTTGAGCTCACGTAACCACCcagagtataaagaaaaaatatcagcACCAGAATCAG GGCACCCTTTTGGAATCCTGAAAGCAGATTTTACCATCCCAACTCTGATGGACCCAGAAGAGATGAAAGACCAGTTTTTGAGGGAG ATCCAAGAAGTCTTGAAGCTTAGATTAGGTCATGACCTGAAATGGGTTGGCTTCGAAGTGAACAAAATGTAG